In Coffea eugenioides isolate CCC68of unplaced genomic scaffold, Ceug_1.0 ScVebR1_953;HRSCAF=1722, whole genome shotgun sequence, a genomic segment contains:
- the LOC113759155 gene encoding dolichol-phosphate mannose synthase subunit 2-like produces MDLADKAVWLLLSVISLSVFTYYTFWVIILPFVDTDHFVHKYFLPQEYAILIPVFALAALLCFLCMFVGYVMLKSKKKKA; encoded by the exons ATGGATTTAGCAGACAAGGCCGTGTGGCTGCTGTTATCGGTAATCAGCTTGTCAGTTTTCACTTACTATACATTCTGGGTGATCATACTG CCGTTCGTTGATACTGATCATTTTGTGCACAAGTACTTTTTGCCTCAAGAATATGCCATTCTGATTCCGGTGTTTGCTCTTGCGGCGCTGCTTTGCTTCCTCTGCATGTTTGTTGGATATgtgatgctcaaatccaaaaAGAAGAAGGCATAA
- the LOC113759157 gene encoding dolichol-phosphate mannose synthase subunit 2-like, with protein MDLADKAVGLLLSVISLSVFTYYTFWVIILPFVDTDHFVHKYFLPQEYAILIPVFALAALLCFLCMFVRYVMLKSKKKKA; from the exons ATGGATTTAGCAGACAAGGCCGTGGGGCTGCTGTTATCGGTAATCAGCTTGTCAGTTTTCACTTACTATACATTCTGGGTGATCATACTG CCGTTCGTTGATACTGATCATTTTGTGCACAAGTACTTTTTGCCTCAAGAATATGCCATTCTGATTCCGGTGTTTGCTCTTGCGGCGCTGCTTTGCTTCCTCTGCATGTTTGTTAGATATgtgatgctcaaatccaaaaAGAAGAAGGCATAA